In the genome of Pseudomonas sp. B33.4, the window TTCGACTGTGCTTCGAGCTGCAGGGATGTCGACTTTGTCTCGTTTTCCGACGTGCCTTCATTCCTGCCGGCGGAGGTTGGCATGGATGTCCTGCAGCGACTCCGGCCCGCCTTGGGCGAGGATGCGCTGACGGTTATTCGTGGCCATTTGCATGTGGTCAGGCCCGATAGCGCAGGCTTCTGCGACGTTACCGCGCAGTTTCAGGACGCGATCGCACGAGAAAAAACTCAACTCTGGCGAGTACAGGTCTATCGCCAGACATCATCTGTGCAGGTATCTCGATGAACACACCTCATCCGACCGTCAATTGGGTCAAGAACCGTGTCCGTCAGGCGCGTGACGATCAGCAGCAATTGTTCGACGCCGGGCTCAATGGCCTGAACCTGGTGCAGCGCGATGGCAAGGTCATAGAGTTGAGCAGTGGCGAGCAATTGACCGAATTCCTCTCGTGCTCCTATCTGGGACTCGAGAGCGATCCCCGTCTGGTTCAAGGCGCAGTGCAAGCCGTCGAATCTTTCGGTGTGCAGTTTGCTGCCGCCCGCACCCGAGCGCTGCTACCGCCGATGCGCGAACTCGATGGGCAGTTGAATCGCATTTTCCAGGGGCATACGGTGACATTCAACTCGGTGGGCAGCGCCCATCTGGGTTGTTTGCCGCTACTGGGCTCCGGTGAGTTGCCTTCGTATCCCCTGCGCCGTGGCCCGGGCTGGATCGTTGACCGCGCGGCCCATGCTTCGATGCAGGTATTGCAAGGTATTCTGTGGCAGTTCGGCCCCGTCCAGCGCTGCGATTGCAGTGATCTTCAGCAGGTCGAGGACGCCTGCTCCACCGCTGTCGCTGCCGGCAATACTCCCATTATCCTGACTGACAGCATCGGCTCGATGCGCGGGCTTTATCCCGTTAACAGGCTGCTGCAACTGGCTGAGCGCTTTGAGGGGTATCTGTATGCGGATGACGCTCACGGCACTTCGATCCATGGCCAGACCGGGGGCGGTTATGCGCTTGATGTCGCTGCTGAGCCGTTGCGCGATCGTTTGATCCTGCTGTCGTCATTGTCCAAAGCCTTCGGCGCAACCGGCGGTGCAATTACGGTGCTGACGTCAGCCGATGCCGAGCTGATTCGACGTCATGCGTCGACTTATACGTTCGGGGGGCCACTGTCCATGGGCGGAGTCGGTGCGGCAGTCGCTTCGGCAAAAATCCATCTATCTGCAGGTTTGCGGGAGTTGCAGGCGTCGTTATGGAAAAATGTTGAAGCAATCGATGGTCTGCTCGGGCCGTTTCTGGGCAACCATCAGATTGCTTCACCCATACGTTTCGTCCGGGTCGGAGCCGAAAGAGACGCCATCAGCCTGGCGTTGCACCTGCGTCGGCACGCCATCGCGGTCACCACGGCCTTGTTTCCGGTGGTGGCCAAAGGTGAAGCAATCCTGCGACTGGCCATCAGCGCCAATCACAGCGAGGTTCAGTTGAAGCATCTGGCCAGTGCCGTCAACGAAGGATTCGCTGAGTTGGGCATTCGTCAGGGAGAGCCGCACCATGTGCAGTGACCTGATGCAACGCAGTTGTGCAAAGACCGTTCAGGCTGCAGCCGCAGAGGCCTTCGCGCGTAAATTGGACTATGCGCGGTCGCTGCCGTGGTTCTGCACGCTGTGTCCGCAGATTCAACATGTACAGACCGCTGAGGATCTGCATCGGCTACCGATCTTGGCCGTGGAGGACGATCAGGGCGGATTGCTGTTTACTCACCTCAGCGAAGCGTCACATCGCGCACCGGGCGGTGGGCTGACCCTGACTTCAGGTGGCAGCACCGGCAATCGCAAGCACATCACCCATTCCTGGGCATTCAACGACAGTATCGTGCCCTTGGGTGCGCGAATGTTTGCTGCGACCAATGACCCGCCCCGTGTCGTCATCAATTGCCTGACGCCTGGTGAAATGCAGGGAGCCTTTCAATACGCGGCGGCCATCGTCCAGCACATTGGCGCGCGTCTGCTGCCTGCAGGCGCGCTGATGGGCATGCAGCGCATAGCCGGGTTGATTCATTCACAAGCGGCCGATGCTTTGATCTGCACGCCCTCGTTCGCCGAGGCGCTGTTCAATCATGCCGATGTCGATGGGGGGCAACTTCGCAGTTTGAGATGGCTCTATTACATCGGTGAACCTTGCCGTCAGCCGCTACGCGAGCAACTGGCCCGAGACTGGCCGGCCCTGAGCATTCGATCATTGGGTTATAGCTCGACAGAGACCGGCCCGATCGGTTTCCAGTGCGCGCACCTCGAGCATGGTTTCTACCATTTGCATGCAGACGCCATGTTGCTTGAGGTGGTCGATCCTTTAAGCCTGCAATCGGTGGTGGACGGTGAACCCGGGGAGTTTCTGCTGACCCCTTTGCTACCCGATCAGGTCCCTTTGTTGCGGTATCGCATTGGTGATCGTGGGCGAGTTTTGCCCAGGCAATCCGGCTGTGCCTGTGGCAGCGCTTTGCCAATACTGGAACTGCAGGGTCGAATCGAAGCTTCGATCAAGCTGGGCGGTGCGATCATCACTCAGCGACAGGTTCTGCGTGTGCTCGCAGAAGCGTTGCCCGAACTGCACGCTTCGGATGTGCAGGTACAGATTGATCGACAGGCCAACGGTGCACACCTGCGGTTGCTTATCGCTCAGGACCGATTACCGGCCGCTGCTGAACGTGTCATCGAACAGGCTTTGTACAACGAGGCGCAAGTGAGCGCATTGCTCAGATTGCCCGGTGTGCTGGGCATGCAGGTACAGCGTCTGCCCCGTGGTGATTTCACAACCACCCTGGCAGGCAAGACGCCTTTTTTTGTCGAGAGGTGAGATGTTCCGGGCCAGCCTCTTGAGGCTCGCCCGGGTACTTCGTCAAATAACAGTGCTTCAAGGTTTCAGAACGGTGGAGCCAGTGGTGCGCCGCGCCGACAGTTCGGTTTGCGCCTTCGCCGCGTCAGCCAGTGGATATCGCTGGCTGACGTCCACCTTCAATTTGCCGCTGATGATCATCTCGAACAATTCATCGGCCATCCGCTGCAGATTCTCGGCATTGTTGGCATAAGTCGCCAGCGTCGGCCGGGTCACGTATAGCGAGCCTTTGGCGGCCAGAATGCCCAGATTGACCCCGTCCACCGCACCGGAAGCATTGCCGAAGCTCACGACCAGACCGCGCGGCGATACGCTGTCGAGCGAGGTCAGCCAAGTGTCCTTGCCCACGCCGTCGTAGACCACCGGGACTTTTTTACCGCCGGTCAACTCCAGCACGCGTTGTGCAACGTTTTCGTGGCTGTAATCAATGGTCGCCCAAGCGCCATTGGCCTTGGCCAGTTCGGCTTTTTCTTTGGAGCTGACGGTGCCGATCAGCTTCACACCCAACGCCTTGGCCCACTGGCAGGCCAGTGACCCGACGCCACCGGCCGCCGCGTGGAACAGAATGGTTTCGCCACCCTTGAGTTCGTAGGTCTGGCGCAGCAGATATTGCACGGTCAGGCCCTTGAGCATGACCCCGGCAGCCGTTTCGAAACTGATTTCGTCGGGCAGATGCACCAGATTGTCCTGGGGCAGCACATGCAATTCGCTGTAAGCCCCCAATGGGCCGCTGCCATAAGCGACGCGATCACCGACCTTGAAGCGGGTGACGTCGCTGCCCACGGCATCGACGATGCCTGCACCTTCAGCCCCCAGGCCGGATGGCAAGGCGGGCGGTGCGTACAGACCGCTGCGGTAATAGGTGTCGATGAAGTTCAGGCCGATCGCCTTGTTGGCCACGCGCACCTGATTCGGGCCGGGTGCAGCGGGTTGGTAGTCAACATATTCGAGCACTTCGGGGCCGCCGTGGGCGCGGAACTGGATACGCTTTGCCATCTGCCTGCTCTCCTTGGGTCTTTCGTAAGCCCCCTATCCAACTCCCATGCTTGATCTTCGTCAACTGCGGCGCGCCGTTGTGCGGTGGTATGCTACGCGCCCATTTGCGTCGCCCGCCTGCGGGGCGCCGCCCGATTCAAGGTGAAGCCATGACGACCCGCACCGACGCCGTAAAGGCCTATCTGCTCGACCTGCAAGACCGCATCTGCGCGGCTCTCGAAACCGAGGACGGCGGCACGCGCTTCGTCGAAGACGCCTGGACCCGGCCTGCTGGCGGTGGCGGTCGCACCCGCGTGATCGAGAACGGCACGCTGATCGAAAAGGGCGGCGTCAACTTTTCCCACGTCTTCGGCAGCGGTCTGCCACCGTCAGCCAGCGCCCACCGTCCGGAACTGGCCGGTCGCGGTTTTGAAGCACTCGGCGTGTCGCTGGTGATTCACCCGCACAACCCGCATGTGCCGACCTCCCATGCCAATGTGCGCTTTTTCATCGCCGAGAAAGAAGGTGAAGAGCCAGTCTGGTGGTTCGGCGGCGGCTTCGACCTGACCCCGTATTACGGCAACGAAGAAGACTGCATTCATTGGCACCGCGTTGCCGAACAGGCCTGCGCGCCGTTCGGCCCGGACGTCTACCCGCGTTACAAGGCCTGGTGCGACACCTACTTCCATATCAAGCATCGCCACGAGCCGCGCGGCATTGGTGGCCTGTTTTTCGATGATCTGAACGAGTGGGATTTCGATACCAGCTTCGCCTTCATGCGGGCCATCGGCGATGCCTACATTGATGCGTATCTGCCAATCGTGCAGCGCCGCAAAAATGATGCGTTCACCGCTCAACAGCGTGAGTTCCAGGAATTCCGCCGTGGCCGCTACGTCGAGTTCAACCTGGTTTACGACCGTGGCACGCTGTTCGGCCTGCAATCGGGCGGGCGCACCGAGTCGATTCTGATGTCGCTGCCGCCGCAAGTGCGCTGGGGCTACGACTGGAAGGCCGAGCCTGGCAGCGAAGAAGCGCGGCTGACCGAATACTTTTTGCAGGACCGCGACTGGC includes:
- a CDS encoding aminotransferase class I/II-fold pyridoxal phosphate-dependent enzyme, with translation MNTPHPTVNWVKNRVRQARDDQQQLFDAGLNGLNLVQRDGKVIELSSGEQLTEFLSCSYLGLESDPRLVQGAVQAVESFGVQFAAARTRALLPPMRELDGQLNRIFQGHTVTFNSVGSAHLGCLPLLGSGELPSYPLRRGPGWIVDRAAHASMQVLQGILWQFGPVQRCDCSDLQQVEDACSTAVAAGNTPIILTDSIGSMRGLYPVNRLLQLAERFEGYLYADDAHGTSIHGQTGGGYALDVAAEPLRDRLILLSSLSKAFGATGGAITVLTSADAELIRRHASTYTFGGPLSMGGVGAAVASAKIHLSAGLRELQASLWKNVEAIDGLLGPFLGNHQIASPIRFVRVGAERDAISLALHLRRHAIAVTTALFPVVAKGEAILRLAISANHSEVQLKHLASAVNEGFAELGIRQGEPHHVQ
- a CDS encoding phenylacetate--CoA ligase family protein, encoding MCSDLMQRSCAKTVQAAAAEAFARKLDYARSLPWFCTLCPQIQHVQTAEDLHRLPILAVEDDQGGLLFTHLSEASHRAPGGGLTLTSGGSTGNRKHITHSWAFNDSIVPLGARMFAATNDPPRVVINCLTPGEMQGAFQYAAAIVQHIGARLLPAGALMGMQRIAGLIHSQAADALICTPSFAEALFNHADVDGGQLRSLRWLYYIGEPCRQPLREQLARDWPALSIRSLGYSSTETGPIGFQCAHLEHGFYHLHADAMLLEVVDPLSLQSVVDGEPGEFLLTPLLPDQVPLLRYRIGDRGRVLPRQSGCACGSALPILELQGRIEASIKLGGAIITQRQVLRVLAEALPELHASDVQVQIDRQANGAHLRLLIAQDRLPAAAERVIEQALYNEAQVSALLRLPGVLGMQVQRLPRGDFTTTLAGKTPFFVER
- a CDS encoding NADPH:quinone reductase is translated as MAKRIQFRAHGGPEVLEYVDYQPAAPGPNQVRVANKAIGLNFIDTYYRSGLYAPPALPSGLGAEGAGIVDAVGSDVTRFKVGDRVAYGSGPLGAYSELHVLPQDNLVHLPDEISFETAAGVMLKGLTVQYLLRQTYELKGGETILFHAAAGGVGSLACQWAKALGVKLIGTVSSKEKAELAKANGAWATIDYSHENVAQRVLELTGGKKVPVVYDGVGKDTWLTSLDSVSPRGLVVSFGNASGAVDGVNLGILAAKGSLYVTRPTLATYANNAENLQRMADELFEMIISGKLKVDVSQRYPLADAAKAQTELSARRTTGSTVLKP
- the hemF gene encoding oxygen-dependent coproporphyrinogen oxidase; its protein translation is MTTRTDAVKAYLLDLQDRICAALETEDGGTRFVEDAWTRPAGGGGRTRVIENGTLIEKGGVNFSHVFGSGLPPSASAHRPELAGRGFEALGVSLVIHPHNPHVPTSHANVRFFIAEKEGEEPVWWFGGGFDLTPYYGNEEDCIHWHRVAEQACAPFGPDVYPRYKAWCDTYFHIKHRHEPRGIGGLFFDDLNEWDFDTSFAFMRAIGDAYIDAYLPIVQRRKNDAFTAQQREFQEFRRGRYVEFNLVYDRGTLFGLQSGGRTESILMSLPPQVRWGYDWKAEPGSEEARLTEYFLQDRDWLAEA